A single genomic interval of Stieleria maiorica harbors:
- the nrfD gene encoding NrfD/PsrC family molybdoenzyme membrane anchor subunit — translation MSLAIPNGLDNTVERPGERAPLVLGETTYHDITEAVCKVAERPPSKGWIGGFLVAFALLQMLGLLIVYLIYTGVGVWGNRAPIFWGWPIVNFVFWVGIGHAGTLISAILFLFRQEWRTSINRAAEAMTIFAVACAGTFPGIHVGRAWLAFWLAPYPSLNLWMWPQFRSPLLWDVFAVSTYGTVSLLFWYMGMVPDLATFRDRSKNKYRRMAYGILCLGWSGSSRHWMRYEKAYAILAALAAPLVLSVHTIVSFDFAVSQVPGWHTTIFPPYFVAGAIFSGFAMVLTLMVPARQMLNLEKLITIRHLENMCKIILATGSIVGLAYGTEFFIAWYGQVPAEQFAFLNRAFGPYAWAYWTMISCNVISPQIFWFKKARTTPWIIVVVSIFVNIGMWFERFVIVISSLSRDYLPSAWAYFTPTWVDWGMLIGSFGLFFTLFLLFCRTLPVINMAEVKATLAKQEHMAHLHGHGEEAGEGH, via the coding sequence ATGTCACTTGCCATTCCAAACGGATTGGATAACACCGTCGAACGCCCCGGCGAACGCGCCCCGTTGGTCCTCGGCGAAACGACGTACCACGACATCACCGAAGCGGTTTGTAAGGTCGCCGAGCGTCCGCCCAGCAAGGGCTGGATCGGAGGTTTTTTGGTCGCGTTTGCGTTACTGCAGATGCTCGGTTTGCTGATCGTGTATTTGATCTACACCGGGGTGGGTGTCTGGGGTAACCGGGCGCCGATCTTCTGGGGTTGGCCGATCGTGAACTTCGTGTTTTGGGTCGGGATCGGCCACGCGGGGACGTTGATCAGTGCGATTTTGTTCCTGTTCCGTCAGGAATGGCGGACCAGTATCAACCGTGCGGCCGAGGCGATGACGATTTTTGCGGTCGCCTGTGCGGGGACGTTCCCGGGGATTCACGTCGGGCGTGCCTGGTTGGCGTTTTGGTTGGCGCCCTATCCGAGTTTGAATCTGTGGATGTGGCCGCAATTTCGCAGCCCGCTGTTGTGGGACGTGTTCGCGGTGTCCACCTACGGGACGGTGTCGTTGCTGTTCTGGTACATGGGGATGGTGCCGGATTTGGCGACGTTCCGTGATCGATCCAAAAACAAATACCGCCGCATGGCGTACGGAATTCTGTGCCTGGGCTGGAGCGGTTCGTCGCGTCACTGGATGCGATATGAAAAGGCCTACGCGATTCTGGCCGCCCTGGCCGCGCCGCTGGTTTTGTCGGTCCATACGATCGTTTCGTTCGACTTTGCCGTGTCGCAGGTCCCCGGTTGGCACACCACGATTTTCCCGCCGTACTTCGTCGCCGGGGCGATCTTCAGCGGTTTCGCGATGGTGCTGACGTTGATGGTGCCGGCACGTCAGATGTTGAATCTGGAAAAACTGATCACGATCCGGCACTTGGAAAACATGTGCAAGATCATCCTGGCGACCGGCTCGATCGTCGGTTTGGCGTACGGGACGGAGTTCTTCATCGCCTGGTACGGCCAAGTGCCCGCCGAGCAGTTCGCGTTCCTGAACCGAGCGTTCGGACCGTACGCCTGGGCTTATTGGACGATGATTTCGTGCAACGTGATCAGCCCGCAGATCTTCTGGTTCAAGAAAGCCCGCACGACGCCATGGATCATCGTTGTCGTGTCGATTTTTGTGAATATCGGAATGTGGTTCGAACGATTCGTGATCGTCATCAGCAGTTTGTCGCGGGACTACCTGCCGAGTGCTTGGGCGTACTTCACGCCGACCTGGGTCGACTGGGGCATGCTGATCGGATCGTTCGGGTTGTTCTTCACGCTGTTCTTGTTGTTCTGCCGCACCTTGCCGGTGATCAACATGGCGGAGGTCAAAGCGACGCTGGCCAAGCAAGAGCACATGGCTCATCTGCACGGTCACGGTGAAGAAGCTGGCGAAGGTCACTGA
- a CDS encoding quinol:electron acceptor oxidoreductase subunit ActD, with translation MDQKTMSETKIETTVHGMMAEFTTVDSLLSACRRVRDAGYTKTDAYTPFPVHGIDKALGIKPTALPWICLIAGATGTCIALAMQIWMNSIDYKYIISGKPYLSLPAFIPVAFELTILLASFGAFFGMWALNGLPKFSNPMFTDPRFDRATDDRFFLYVDASDERYDAAGVRSLMADTGSDYINEVVEDDSPKEVPKPVFLIWGLAVAASLVPLICILTMRVTNSSRPRFHIFFDMDFSPAKDAQQVTSLFADNRAMRSDVPGTVARGQMEESLDMLSGIDVEALTLSDPPRVERLVRAYMQADDEAKAEEQETLEKEAEEAAEVTEAAPASVMDTTPWVENNPLTVDAELLAIGQQQFAIYCSVCHGMDGYGNGLVNQRAQSISAPTWVPPASMHQETLYADKYPDGKLFSTISNGIRKMPGYAGQIKLKDRWAIVAYVRALQKSQNASLDLVPDAKKAAVEKAVEEAKAELKRQAEEAEKAAAARQQAQQ, from the coding sequence ATGGATCAAAAAACTATGTCGGAAACGAAAATAGAAACGACCGTTCACGGAATGATGGCCGAGTTCACGACGGTCGATTCGTTGCTGAGCGCCTGTCGCCGGGTTCGGGACGCCGGTTACACGAAGACCGACGCCTACACGCCGTTCCCGGTTCACGGGATCGACAAGGCGTTGGGCATCAAGCCGACGGCGCTGCCGTGGATCTGCTTGATCGCGGGGGCGACCGGGACGTGCATCGCGCTGGCGATGCAGATCTGGATGAACAGCATCGATTACAAATACATCATCTCCGGCAAACCCTACCTGTCGTTGCCGGCGTTCATCCCGGTGGCGTTCGAGCTGACGATTCTGCTCGCCTCCTTCGGCGCGTTCTTCGGGATGTGGGCGCTGAACGGGTTGCCGAAGTTCAGCAACCCGATGTTCACCGACCCGCGATTCGATCGGGCCACCGACGACCGGTTCTTCCTGTACGTCGACGCCAGCGATGAACGTTACGATGCGGCGGGCGTACGCAGTCTGATGGCCGATACCGGCAGCGACTATATCAACGAAGTGGTCGAAGACGATTCGCCCAAGGAAGTGCCCAAGCCGGTCTTCTTGATCTGGGGGCTGGCTGTGGCCGCGTCGCTGGTGCCGTTGATTTGCATCCTGACGATGCGGGTGACCAACAGCTCCAGACCGCGGTTTCATATCTTCTTCGACATGGATTTCTCGCCGGCCAAGGATGCGCAACAAGTCACCAGTTTGTTTGCCGACAACCGTGCCATGCGGTCCGATGTCCCCGGCACCGTCGCCCGCGGGCAGATGGAAGAGTCGCTGGACATGCTGTCCGGGATCGATGTCGAAGCGTTGACGCTGTCCGACCCGCCGCGGGTCGAGCGTCTGGTGCGTGCCTACATGCAAGCCGACGACGAAGCCAAAGCGGAGGAACAGGAAACGCTGGAAAAAGAAGCGGAAGAAGCCGCCGAAGTGACCGAGGCTGCCCCGGCGAGCGTGATGGACACGACGCCCTGGGTCGAAAACAACCCGTTGACCGTCGACGCCGAGTTGCTGGCCATCGGGCAACAACAATTCGCGATCTACTGCAGCGTCTGCCACGGCATGGACGGGTACGGCAACGGACTGGTCAACCAACGAGCCCAATCGATCAGTGCTCCGACGTGGGTGCCGCCGGCATCGATGCACCAAGAGACCCTGTACGCCGACAAGTACCCCGACGGAAAGCTGTTTTCAACGATCAGCAACGGCATTCGCAAGATGCCCGGATATGCGGGCCAAATCAAATTGAAAGACCGCTGGGCGATCGTCGCTTATGTCCGAGCGTTGCAGAAAAGCCAAAACGCGTCGCTGGACTTGGTGCCCGATGCGAAAAAGGCTGCCGTTGAAAAAGCGGTCGAAGAAGCCAAGGCCGAACTGAAACGTCAGGCCGAAGAAGCCGAAAAGGCCGCGGCGGCGCGCCAGCAAGCACAGCAATAA
- a CDS encoding SCO family protein, producing the protein MPTRKTPPNAPVPSSHPGSACLAAAIALTLVAVLCAPRDVVAQDAVRLGSKVDLNEGLPPEARGITVVQNLGETIPTNLPLTDSEGRAIKTGYVINGNLPTIVTLNYSDCPMLCSVQLNKLTESLNQLELQLNKDFRILTVSIDPKETSRRAAETKDKYVSVLSNQPAAAQGWTFATAKQPIITKLADTLGFQYRYDAANKQYNHPAMLAFVSPDGVITRYSLSIDFPPEQLKLALVEAGEGTVGNAVDQFILWCYSYDPDSNSYTPHAWRIMRLCGLGFIGVLLTALVPYWVGRKGNPQAVSDSQAVGETKAADQTSPPGDSDNGR; encoded by the coding sequence ATGCCGACACGAAAGACGCCACCTAACGCACCCGTCCCATCCAGCCATCCAGGCAGTGCGTGCCTTGCCGCCGCGATCGCCTTGACGCTCGTCGCGGTGCTGTGCGCGCCGCGCGACGTGGTGGCTCAGGATGCGGTCCGTCTGGGGTCCAAAGTCGATTTGAACGAGGGGCTGCCGCCGGAGGCACGGGGCATCACCGTCGTTCAGAACTTGGGCGAAACGATTCCGACCAATTTGCCGCTGACCGATTCCGAAGGCCGGGCGATCAAGACCGGGTACGTCATCAATGGCAATCTGCCCACCATCGTGACGCTCAATTACAGCGATTGTCCGATGTTGTGCAGCGTCCAGCTGAACAAGTTGACCGAGTCGCTCAATCAGCTGGAATTACAACTGAATAAAGACTTTCGGATTTTGACCGTCAGCATCGACCCCAAGGAAACGAGTCGTCGTGCGGCGGAAACCAAAGACAAATACGTGTCGGTGTTGTCCAACCAGCCCGCTGCGGCCCAGGGGTGGACCTTTGCCACCGCCAAGCAACCGATCATTACCAAACTCGCCGACACGTTGGGGTTCCAGTACCGCTACGACGCGGCCAACAAACAATACAACCACCCGGCGATGCTGGCGTTCGTTTCGCCCGACGGTGTGATCACGCGTTATTCGCTGTCGATCGACTTTCCGCCGGAGCAATTGAAATTAGCGTTGGTCGAGGCCGGTGAGGGGACCGTGGGTAACGCGGTCGATCAGTTCATATTGTGGTGCTACAGCTACGACCCGGATTCCAATTCCTACACCCCGCACGCGTGGCGAATCATGCGACTGTGCGGTCTGGGATTCATCGGCGTGTTGTTGACCGCGTTGGTGCCCTACTGGGTCGGACGCAAGGGCAACCCCCAAGCCGTTAGCGATTCACAAGCCGTTGGCGAAACAAAGGCCGCCGATCAAACGTCGCCGCCTGGCGATAGCGACAACGGCAGATAA
- a CDS encoding cytochrome c oxidase subunit II, translated as MMSLLGDYTSSKLSVFPKSASSFSGESDWVFHFISIVCVVFFIPIGVALFGFAWKYRKAKGEPADSQTDHNTTLELVWSIGPSFLLVVMFYFGARGFLDMRSIPEGAYNVGVDAYKWGWGMNYGNGVIHPELHVVAGEPTKLTMTSKDVIHSLYIPAFRVKKDIVPGRFNYLWFKAMEPSEKVMSDEELNQLAAKDKEENLSWDYDARQCTPDGYTFYDLYCAEYCGTNHSEMQTVVVVHETQAELEAWIKKYSSRGPDESPAAYGAKLYERRGCKSCHSIDGTRMVGPSYQGSFGTMREIVGGDPVKVDENYIRESILNPKAKVAIQQGVAYQPVMPSYKGQLSDDDIYSLIEFIKSLGDASVAEQTDDAAAEDAEPVSVE; from the coding sequence ATGATGTCTCTGTTAGGCGACTACACCAGCAGCAAGCTCTCGGTTTTCCCAAAATCCGCGTCGTCGTTTTCCGGCGAATCCGACTGGGTGTTTCACTTCATCAGCATCGTCTGCGTCGTGTTTTTCATCCCGATCGGGGTGGCGTTGTTCGGCTTCGCGTGGAAGTATCGAAAGGCGAAGGGCGAACCGGCCGACAGCCAGACTGATCACAACACGACTCTGGAATTGGTTTGGTCGATCGGTCCATCGTTTCTGTTGGTCGTGATGTTCTACTTCGGTGCCCGCGGTTTCCTGGACATGCGTTCGATCCCCGAAGGTGCCTACAACGTCGGCGTCGACGCCTACAAGTGGGGCTGGGGGATGAACTACGGAAACGGGGTGATTCACCCCGAACTGCATGTCGTCGCCGGGGAACCGACCAAGTTGACGATGACCAGCAAGGACGTCATTCACAGTCTGTACATCCCGGCATTTCGGGTGAAGAAGGATATCGTGCCGGGCCGCTTCAACTATCTCTGGTTCAAGGCGATGGAGCCGAGCGAAAAGGTGATGTCGGACGAAGAGCTCAATCAGCTGGCCGCCAAGGACAAGGAAGAAAATCTGTCTTGGGACTACGACGCGCGGCAGTGCACGCCCGACGGATACACCTTCTACGACCTTTACTGTGCCGAATACTGCGGAACGAACCACTCGGAAATGCAGACGGTCGTGGTCGTTCATGAGACCCAAGCGGAGCTGGAGGCCTGGATCAAGAAATACAGTTCGCGTGGCCCGGACGAATCGCCGGCCGCCTATGGTGCCAAGTTGTACGAGCGTCGCGGTTGCAAGAGCTGCCACTCGATCGATGGCACACGCATGGTGGGCCCCTCCTACCAGGGCAGCTTCGGCACGATGCGAGAGATCGTCGGCGGCGATCCGGTCAAGGTGGACGAAAATTACATCCGCGAATCAATCCTCAACCCGAAAGCCAAAGTTGCCATTCAGCAAGGCGTTGCCTACCAACCGGTGATGCCCAGCTACAAAGGCCAGCTGTCCGACGACGACATTTACAGTCTGATCGAGTTCATCAAGAGCCTGGGAGACGCGTCGGTGGCCGAACAGACCGACGACGCGGCGGCCGAGGACGCCGAGCCCGTGTCGGTCGAATGA
- a CDS encoding cytochrome c oxidase subunit I: MSAGSVPSGYEVKDPGYPTPQENYLTNSKGILSWAFTLDHKRIGMMYLVGVSSAFLLGGLLALGIRLHLFAPDGILFNNGLFKWLAPDKAPNDIYNQVFTLHGAIMVFLFIIPSIPAALGNFLVPVMLGAKDVAFPRLNLSSFYLWVGGAVFFVMALLASGLDTGWTFYTPYSTTTDSSVILATTGAFILGFSSIFTGLNFIVTINTMRPPGMTWFRMPLFLWATYSTSIIQVLATPVLGITLLLLIAERTMHIGIFDPEYNGDPVTFQHFFWFYSHPAVYIMILPAFGIISELISVHSHKRIFGYRFIAYSSIAIALLSFIVWGHHMFTSGMSPITTIIFSALTFTVSVPSAIKVFNWVATMFKGSISLTTPMVYAIAFIFLFTIGGLTGLHLGTLATDMHLHDTYFVVAHFHYVMVGGTVVSFLGGVFHWWPKMVGKMYSEAGGLISAALVFIGFNLTFLPQFILGSRGMPRRYATYDPEFAPLHQMSTYGALILGVGLFVALFVLIMSLINGKKAPANPWGGATLEWNCTSPPPFYNFERAPVVGDPYEFGDIRWDTELDRYVKVVPEREVVPSKTPAETPAHAGE; encoded by the coding sequence ATGTCTGCAGGATCCGTGCCGTCGGGCTATGAAGTCAAAGACCCTGGCTATCCGACTCCGCAAGAGAACTACCTGACCAACTCCAAGGGGATCTTGAGTTGGGCGTTCACGCTGGATCACAAACGCATCGGCATGATGTATCTGGTCGGCGTGTCGTCCGCGTTCCTGTTGGGCGGGCTGCTGGCGTTGGGCATCCGTCTGCACCTGTTCGCCCCCGACGGGATCCTGTTCAACAACGGCCTGTTCAAATGGCTGGCCCCGGACAAGGCTCCCAACGACATCTACAACCAGGTGTTCACGCTGCACGGGGCGATCATGGTGTTCCTGTTCATCATCCCCAGCATTCCGGCCGCACTGGGCAACTTCCTGGTGCCGGTGATGCTGGGAGCGAAGGACGTCGCGTTTCCACGTTTGAACCTGAGCAGTTTCTACCTGTGGGTCGGCGGTGCGGTGTTCTTCGTCATGGCGCTGTTGGCCAGCGGATTGGACACCGGTTGGACGTTCTACACGCCCTACAGCACGACGACCGATTCGTCGGTGATCTTGGCCACCACCGGTGCGTTTATCCTGGGTTTCAGTTCGATCTTCACCGGGTTGAACTTCATCGTCACGATCAACACGATGCGGCCGCCGGGAATGACTTGGTTCCGCATGCCGCTGTTCCTTTGGGCGACCTATTCGACCAGCATCATCCAAGTTCTGGCCACGCCGGTGTTGGGGATCACGCTGTTGTTGTTGATCGCCGAACGCACCATGCACATCGGGATTTTTGATCCCGAGTACAACGGGGACCCGGTGACGTTCCAGCACTTCTTTTGGTTCTACAGCCACCCGGCGGTATACATCATGATTTTGCCGGCCTTCGGCATTATCAGCGAGCTGATCAGCGTGCACAGCCACAAGCGAATCTTCGGCTATCGCTTCATCGCCTATTCGTCGATCGCGATCGCACTGTTGAGCTTCATCGTGTGGGGACACCACATGTTCACCAGCGGGATGAGCCCGATCACCACGATCATCTTCAGCGCGTTGACGTTCACCGTTTCGGTGCCATCGGCGATCAAGGTGTTCAACTGGGTGGCGACGATGTTCAAAGGGTCGATCAGTTTGACCACCCCGATGGTCTATGCGATCGCCTTCATCTTCCTGTTCACCATCGGCGGCTTGACCGGGTTGCACCTGGGGACGCTGGCGACCGACATGCACCTGCACGACACCTATTTCGTGGTGGCCCACTTCCACTACGTGATGGTCGGCGGAACCGTGGTCTCCTTCCTGGGCGGTGTGTTCCACTGGTGGCCCAAGATGGTCGGCAAGATGTACAGCGAGGCGGGCGGATTGATCTCCGCCGCACTGGTCTTCATCGGGTTTAACTTGACCTTCCTGCCCCAGTTCATTTTGGGCAGCCGCGGGATGCCGCGTCGCTATGCGACGTACGACCCCGAGTTCGCGCCGCTGCACCAGATGAGTACCTACGGGGCACTGATCCTGGGCGTCGGTCTATTCGTGGCCTTGTTCGTGTTGATCATGTCACTGATCAACGGCAAAAAGGCTCCGGCCAACCCCTGGGGCGGTGCGACGCTGGAGTGGAATTGCACGTCCCCGCCGCCGTTTTACAATTTCGAGCGTGCTCCGGTGGTGGGTGACCCCTACGAGTTCGGCGACATCCGTTGGGACACCGAATTGGATCGCTATGTGAAGGTCGTGCCGGAACGCGAGGTCGTTCCGTCAAAGACGCCCGCGGAGACGCCCGCCCACGCCGGTGAATAG
- a CDS encoding cytochrome c oxidase subunit 3 gives MATTDAGLVSDAHEQPGHGHSDHGHGDHDHPSYLAHHFDTPEQQFDSGKLGMWLFLVTEVLFFSGMFCAYAIFRAWRPEVFEGCSQFLNTKLGAINTGVLLFSSFTMAWGVRCAQKEQHKLLTAMLATTLSCATMFLGVKAIEYSHKWHLGLLPAGLFSYDPSNPHPVGGPNYLAYICAPFVVITAAVAVWLVVSFLRGAKFQFECAKPLMVVCLCFFVGVGLGTILESGGDEGHHEDGHAVVAAVDGEHGAAADHGEGHSHEKEGEHAEHAEASEAEAVVELPPAGAMVNQSTDLAVIERLASDATNTGLQDELAARRAQSQRSGGGILYDVTDDTAATIASAPEDVLRPSRAGVFFSIYYCMTGIHAIHILAGIGVLVWLLVRSIRQDFNRNYFGPVDYVGLYWHIVDMIWIYLFPLMYLIR, from the coding sequence ATGGCTACTACCGACGCTGGGCTCGTGTCCGACGCACATGAACAACCCGGTCACGGACATTCCGACCATGGCCACGGTGATCACGATCATCCGTCGTACCTGGCGCACCATTTCGACACGCCCGAGCAGCAATTCGACAGCGGCAAGTTGGGAATGTGGCTGTTCCTAGTGACGGAAGTCCTGTTCTTCAGCGGGATGTTCTGTGCCTATGCGATTTTTCGTGCCTGGCGGCCTGAGGTGTTCGAAGGCTGCAGCCAGTTTTTGAATACCAAGCTCGGCGCGATCAACACCGGCGTGCTGTTGTTCAGCTCGTTCACGATGGCCTGGGGCGTTCGTTGTGCCCAGAAAGAACAGCACAAGCTGCTGACGGCGATGCTGGCGACGACGCTTTCCTGTGCGACCATGTTCTTGGGTGTCAAAGCGATCGAGTATTCACACAAGTGGCATTTGGGACTGTTGCCCGCCGGCTTGTTCAGCTACGACCCCAGCAACCCGCATCCGGTCGGCGGCCCGAATTACCTGGCTTATATCTGTGCCCCGTTCGTGGTCATCACTGCCGCCGTTGCGGTCTGGTTGGTGGTCAGTTTCCTACGGGGAGCGAAGTTTCAATTCGAATGTGCCAAACCGCTGATGGTGGTCTGCCTGTGCTTTTTCGTCGGTGTCGGCCTGGGAACGATCCTGGAAAGCGGCGGTGACGAAGGGCATCACGAGGATGGCCACGCGGTCGTGGCTGCAGTTGATGGCGAACACGGTGCTGCGGCAGATCATGGCGAAGGTCATTCGCATGAGAAAGAAGGCGAACACGCGGAGCATGCCGAAGCGTCTGAGGCCGAAGCCGTGGTCGAGCTGCCGCCAGCTGGCGCGATGGTGAACCAGAGCACCGACTTGGCCGTCATCGAGCGTCTGGCGAGTGATGCGACCAACACGGGGCTGCAAGACGAATTGGCCGCACGCCGGGCTCAATCGCAGCGATCCGGCGGCGGCATTTTGTATGACGTCACCGACGACACGGCCGCCACCATCGCCAGTGCCCCCGAAGACGTGCTGCGACCGAGCCGTGCGGGCGTGTTCTTCAGCATCTACTACTGCATGACCGGGATCCACGCGATCCACATCCTCGCCGGGATCGGTGTCCTGGTGTGGCTGCTGGTCCGTTCGATCCGCCAAGACTTCAATCGCAACTACTTCGGCCCAGTCGACTATGTCGGATTGTATTGGCACATCGTCGATATGATTTGGATCTACCTGTTCCCGCTGATGTACCTGATTCGATAA
- a CDS encoding cytochrome C oxidase subunit IV family protein codes for MSAHENAQEGYDFAHPLPLPLLAGTFLVLTLLTVLTVAQASFNFGSLDVLIVMVIATIKAVLVGAIFMHLAWDKPFNILCFIGSFVFVGLFIMATLFDSRQTAKDDIPVLDDAVVAAPAEM; via the coding sequence ATGTCCGCTCACGAAAACGCTCAAGAAGGGTACGATTTCGCCCACCCGTTGCCGCTGCCGCTGTTGGCCGGGACCTTCCTCGTGCTGACGCTGCTGACCGTACTGACGGTCGCTCAAGCGAGTTTCAACTTTGGCAGCTTGGACGTTTTAATCGTGATGGTGATCGCAACGATCAAGGCCGTTTTGGTCGGTGCGATCTTCATGCACTTGGCATGGGACAAGCCGTTCAACATCCTGTGCTTCATCGGATCGTTTGTGTTTGTCGGGTTGTTCATCATGGCCACGTTGTTCGACAGTCGCCAAACGGCCAAAGACGACATCCCGGTCTTGGATGACGCCGTGGTCGCGGCGCCGGCGGAGATGTAG